The following proteins come from a genomic window of Pedobacter faecalis:
- a CDS encoding heme exporter protein CcmB — protein sequence MLKEIKYLIMKEALLEWRSRYALNGVLLYVVSTVFVCFLSFVRPAPLTWNALFWIIMLFASINAISKSFLQESRGRQLYIYTMASPLALIISKTLYNVLLMSALTVIALLFYMLVFDYVPRDLGLYLLAALLGSMSFSTIFTMISAIASKAGNGGMLMAILSFPVVIPVIVLLIKLTKNAIDGLDRSVSTDEIGLLMIINGLVCAVTLLLFPYLWRD from the coding sequence GTGCTTAAAGAGATAAAATATCTGATTATGAAGGAGGCGCTGCTGGAATGGCGCTCCAGATATGCCCTCAATGGAGTATTGCTGTATGTCGTATCTACCGTATTTGTCTGCTTTCTCTCCTTTGTCAGACCAGCGCCGCTCACCTGGAACGCGCTTTTTTGGATTATTATGCTTTTCGCATCTATTAACGCTATCTCTAAAAGCTTCCTGCAGGAAAGCAGGGGGCGGCAATTGTACATCTACACTATGGCCAGTCCTCTTGCGCTTATTATATCAAAAACGTTGTACAATGTTTTGCTGATGTCGGCACTTACCGTCATAGCCTTATTGTTTTATATGCTTGTGTTTGACTATGTGCCTCGTGATCTTGGACTCTATCTCCTGGCAGCATTGCTGGGCAGCATGAGTTTCTCTACCATCTTCACAATGATATCGGCCATTGCCTCCAAAGCCGGCAATGGTGGTATGCTCATGGCGATACTTAGTTTTCCCGTCGTTATTCCGGTTATCGTTTTGCTGATCAAGCTTACGAAGAACGCAATAGATGGGCTCGATCGCAGTGTGAGCACGGATGAGATCGGTCTGTTAATGATCATCAATGGCTTAGTCTGCGCTGTTACTTTGTTGTTATTTCCTTACCTTTGGCGCGACTGA
- a CDS encoding CcmD family protein, with the protein MINNLCFTLSESVYASGKIYVVVACIVLILAGLLLYLFSIEKRLKKIERNSSLKS; encoded by the coding sequence ATGATAAATAACCTATGTTTCACACTTTCAGAAAGTGTATATGCTTCAGGCAAGATCTATGTTGTTGTAGCCTGCATTGTGCTTATTCTGGCAGGATTACTGCTTTATCTGTTTTCCATAGAAAAAAGATTAAAAAAAATTGAGCGGAATTCTTCGTTAAAAAGTTGA
- a CDS encoding DEAD/DEAH box helicase, producing the protein MPKEFEEFNLNRQILNAVADAGFTTATPIQEKAIAPVLSGQDLFGIAETGTGKTAAYLLPMIMKLKYAQGDAPRALVLAPTRELAMQITEHTRLFAKYTDLRTVVLYGGLGPKTQIEQLGKGVDILVSTPGRFLDLYLAGHINPQYLKFLVLDEADKMMDMGFIGSIHRILEVVPRKRQNLLFSATMSDLVQKIAGDFLKHPTIVEVAQQATPASTVTQVLYEVPNFKTKINLLRYLMEDDEDFKRVIIFCKTKTVADNIFSFIERRFGAEAVRVIHANKGQNTRINSINDFKEGNIRVLVATDVAARGIDVSEVSHVINFDVPIIIEDYVHRIGRTGRAFAKGDALTFCTPAEKYYIEKIQKLIRQQIPLVPLPQGLFIEETPYEEKQAMARAIDDQKRKENPDFKGAFHEKKNAAAIAAAARKKSSKVPPWKKKKFKK; encoded by the coding sequence ATGCCTAAAGAATTTGAAGAATTCAACCTGAACAGACAAATATTGAATGCCGTAGCTGATGCCGGGTTTACCACCGCAACGCCCATTCAGGAAAAGGCAATTGCACCTGTACTATCGGGTCAGGACCTCTTCGGAATAGCTGAAACAGGGACCGGGAAAACAGCGGCGTACCTGCTGCCTATGATCATGAAACTTAAATATGCACAGGGTGATGCGCCGAGAGCCTTAGTTCTGGCTCCAACGCGTGAGCTGGCCATGCAGATTACCGAACATACCAGGCTTTTCGCAAAGTATACCGACCTCCGGACAGTGGTGTTATACGGGGGGCTGGGGCCAAAAACCCAGATTGAACAGCTTGGTAAAGGCGTAGATATTCTGGTTTCGACGCCAGGCCGTTTTCTGGACTTATACCTGGCAGGGCATATCAATCCGCAGTACCTGAAGTTCCTTGTGCTGGACGAGGCGGATAAAATGATGGATATGGGCTTTATCGGTTCGATACATCGCATACTTGAGGTTGTACCCCGCAAGCGGCAAAACCTGCTTTTCTCTGCAACCATGAGTGATCTGGTCCAGAAGATAGCTGGGGATTTTTTGAAGCATCCCACAATTGTTGAAGTTGCCCAGCAGGCCACGCCGGCGTCGACCGTTACACAGGTCTTGTACGAGGTGCCTAATTTCAAGACGAAGATCAACCTGCTTCGTTATCTGATGGAAGATGATGAGGATTTTAAACGGGTGATCATTTTTTGTAAGACGAAAACGGTGGCCGACAATATTTTCAGCTTTATCGAACGGCGGTTTGGCGCTGAGGCTGTGCGCGTGATCCACGCGAACAAAGGGCAAAACACACGTATCAATTCAATCAATGATTTCAAGGAGGGGAACATCAGGGTGCTGGTTGCTACCGATGTTGCGGCCAGGGGGATTGATGTTTCAGAGGTGAGCCATGTGATCAACTTCGATGTGCCTATCATTATCGAAGATTATGTGCACCGTATCGGTCGCACAGGAAGGGCTTTCGCCAAAGGCGATGCGCTGACCTTCTGTACGCCTGCCGAAAAATATTACATTGAAAAAATACAGAAACTGATCAGGCAGCAAATTCCTCTTGTACCTTTGCCCCAAGGCCTGTTTATTGAAGAAACCCCGTATGAGGAGAAGCAGGCTATGGCCAGAGCTATAGATGATCAGAAGCGTAAGGAGAATCCAGATTTTAAAGGAGCCTTCCACGAAAAGAAGAATGCTGCAGCCATTGCTGCCGCTGCCCGCAAGAAATCGTCAAAGGTTCCGCCCTGGAAGAAGAAGAAATTTAAAAAATAG
- a CDS encoding dihydroorotase produces MNTILIKGASIVNEGQIIVADVLIRDGFIHKIASSIGEQADQEINADGLHLFPGMIDDQVHFREPGLTHKADIFTESMAAVAGGITSYMEMPNTVPNTLTQSLLADKYAIASEVSLANYSFFMGASNDNLEEVLKTDPANVCGIKVFMGSSTGNMLVDNETVLENIFKHAPMLVATHCEDEATIRANMARFKADYGENISIDMHPLIRSAEACYKSSSLAVELAKKYNTRLHILHISTAREVGLFDNSVGLAAKKITAEACIHHLWFDDRDYATKGNWIKWNPAVKTESDKKGILQGVLDGYIDVIATDHAPHTIAEKEQPYLQAPSGGPLVQHALSALLEMYHQGRISLAQIAEKTAHNVATCFNIDRRGYIREGYWADLVLVNLNDPVKVTRANVLYKCGWSPFEGQIFQSEITHTLVSGVLAYHKGKFMTNQTGKRLNFNR; encoded by the coding sequence ATGAACACCATCCTGATAAAAGGGGCTTCAATTGTAAATGAAGGCCAGATCATTGTTGCAGATGTATTAATTCGCGACGGTTTTATACACAAGATCGCAAGTTCCATAGGGGAACAGGCAGACCAGGAAATCAACGCTGATGGCTTACATCTTTTCCCCGGGATGATTGACGATCAGGTGCATTTCAGGGAGCCGGGGCTAACTCATAAAGCTGACATCTTTACAGAAAGTATGGCTGCAGTTGCCGGAGGGATTACATCCTACATGGAAATGCCCAACACCGTACCTAATACCTTGACCCAATCACTGCTTGCCGATAAATATGCTATCGCGTCAGAAGTGTCACTGGCAAACTATTCCTTCTTTATGGGTGCTTCGAACGACAATCTGGAAGAAGTACTTAAAACAGACCCTGCGAATGTATGCGGCATTAAAGTGTTCATGGGATCGTCTACGGGTAATATGCTTGTGGACAATGAAACCGTGTTAGAGAATATATTTAAACACGCACCGATGCTCGTGGCCACCCACTGCGAAGATGAGGCGACTATCAGAGCTAATATGGCCCGGTTCAAAGCGGACTATGGCGAGAACATTTCAATCGATATGCATCCGCTTATCCGAAGCGCAGAGGCTTGCTATAAATCGTCTTCATTAGCTGTAGAACTTGCAAAAAAATATAACACGAGGCTTCATATCCTTCATATTTCAACGGCCAGGGAGGTTGGCCTGTTCGACAATTCCGTTGGCCTTGCAGCTAAGAAGATTACGGCAGAGGCCTGTATACATCACCTGTGGTTTGACGACCGTGACTATGCAACTAAAGGCAACTGGATCAAATGGAATCCGGCCGTTAAAACGGAATCCGATAAAAAAGGTATTTTGCAAGGTGTCCTTGATGGTTATATCGATGTGATTGCTACAGACCATGCCCCACATACTATTGCAGAAAAAGAGCAACCTTACTTACAGGCTCCTTCCGGCGGCCCATTGGTTCAGCATGCGCTCTCAGCCTTACTGGAAATGTATCATCAGGGAAGAATTAGTCTGGCACAGATCGCAGAAAAGACCGCACACAATGTGGCAACATGCTTTAACATTGACAGGCGCGGCTATATCCGTGAGGGCTATTGGGCAGATTTGGTGCTCGTAAATTTGAATGACCCGGTCAAGGTGACGCGTGCAAACGTGCTTTACAAGTGCGGTTGGTCGCCTTTCGAGGGGCAGATCTTTCAATCGGAGATTACGCACACTTTGGTATCCGGCGTACTCGCATACCATAAGGGTAAGTTTATGACCAACCAAACCGGAAAGCGATTAAACTTCAACAGGTAA
- the gldC gene encoding gliding motility protein GldC has protein sequence MKQAEIKITVELDDNNVPENILWESTDAQTQEKVAVKSMMLALWDHNYKNSMRIDLWTKDMPVDEMKRFFYETLQTMGDSFLKATGEKLIIEDLRDYCAHFADKMGINTRG, from the coding sequence ATGAAACAAGCAGAAATTAAGATTACAGTTGAGTTGGACGATAACAACGTTCCGGAAAATATCCTATGGGAATCGACAGATGCACAGACCCAGGAAAAGGTTGCCGTTAAATCGATGATGCTGGCCCTGTGGGACCACAATTACAAGAACTCCATGCGCATTGACCTTTGGACCAAAGATATGCCTGTAGATGAAATGAAGCGTTTTTTTTATGAGACCTTGCAAACTATGGGCGATAGCTTTCTGAAAGCAACGGGAGAAAAGCTAATCATTGAGGATTTGCGCGACTATTGTGCGCATTTCGCGGACAAAATGGGTATCAACACCAGAGGGTAA
- the ccsA gene encoding cytochrome c biogenesis protein: protein MTSNWWKILGAVLVVYSTVGGLLSDVPQLPILHESIRNLYFHVPMWFGMIVLFSISVFHSVKYLRTNNSVDDIKAVEAVNVGVVYGVLGIVTGAIWARFTWGQAWSFDVKQNFAAIALLLYFAYLVLRNAIDEEQKRAKIASVYNVFAFPIMVVLLFVLPRLSDSLHPGNGGNPGFNAYDLDSRMRLIFYPACVGWILIGCWIYSIFYRLRLLEKKNLQNDK from the coding sequence ATGACTAGCAATTGGTGGAAAATATTAGGTGCCGTACTCGTCGTCTACTCAACGGTCGGCGGTTTATTATCTGACGTTCCGCAACTGCCGATTTTGCACGAAAGTATCAGAAACCTCTATTTTCACGTTCCTATGTGGTTTGGTATGATTGTACTTTTCAGTATTTCCGTCTTCCACAGCGTGAAGTATCTGAGGACAAACAACTCAGTTGACGATATTAAAGCGGTCGAAGCTGTCAATGTAGGCGTAGTGTACGGTGTTCTGGGGATTGTGACGGGCGCTATCTGGGCCAGGTTTACCTGGGGTCAGGCATGGAGTTTTGATGTCAAACAAAATTTTGCAGCTATCGCCTTGTTATTGTATTTCGCTTACCTGGTGTTGCGCAATGCGATTGATGAAGAACAGAAGCGTGCAAAAATTGCTTCAGTCTATAACGTCTTTGCGTTTCCCATTATGGTCGTGCTTTTGTTTGTACTGCCGCGTCTCTCTGATTCATTGCACCCTGGAAATGGAGGCAACCCCGGGTTTAATGCCTATGACCTTGACAGTAGGATGCGATTGATCTTTTATCCTGCCTGTGTGGGTTGGATACTAATTGGCTGCTGGATTTACAGCATTTTTTACCGGCTCCGTCTTTTGGAGAAAAAAAACCTTCAGAATGATAAATAA
- the hscA gene encoding Fe-S protein assembly chaperone HscA has translation MAKISINLATGSIQQEEIIVGIDLGTTNSLVAFINPEKKPQVINDTGKGVLVPSVVHFNENGEALVGNEAKEFLVSDPANTIFSVKRLLGRAYRDVVDHQDTFSYKIIDDETDSMVRIKAGDKFYTPVELSAQILKELKARAEHALKTPVNRAVITVPAYFNDSQRQATRDAGKLAGLDVLRIVNEPTAASLAYGLGLDPSEQKTIAVYDLGGGTFDVSILSIQNGIFEVLATNGNTYLGGDDFDRAIVHYWIEKNQLNSEVVATDTALMQSLRLKAEAAKKALSTQNLFNEQLGDIWCTLDKQTFEDLIADKVAETITSCKHALADAKREIENIDEVVLVGGSTRMPYVRQEVESFFKKKPHDQLNPDEVVALGAAIQADILAGNRSDILLLDVTPLSLGIETVGGLMDVIIPRNSKVPTKAGRQYTTSVDGQVNMKISVFQGERDLVNENRKLAEFDLKGIPAMPAGLPKVDINFLLNADGILTVQAIELRSGVKQEVDIKPSYGLTDETVEQMLIDSITHAEADVTQRMLIEARREGEQLVYTAERFLEKHGEYLSPEEIADTRSHILSLKTALGQGQKDDILKKADELNEFTRPFAERVMDIAVSSAMKGKSIE, from the coding sequence ATGGCAAAGATATCCATTAACCTGGCAACAGGCTCTATACAGCAGGAAGAGATTATCGTTGGAATTGATCTGGGAACAACCAACAGTCTGGTAGCCTTCATCAACCCCGAAAAAAAACCCCAGGTGATCAATGATACCGGGAAGGGTGTACTGGTACCGTCAGTTGTCCATTTCAATGAAAATGGGGAAGCACTGGTCGGAAATGAGGCTAAAGAATTTCTCGTCTCCGACCCTGCGAATACGATATTTTCAGTTAAGCGGTTGTTGGGAAGAGCTTATAGGGATGTTGTTGACCATCAGGATACTTTTTCCTACAAAATAATTGACGATGAAACTGACTCGATGGTCAGGATCAAGGCGGGCGACAAATTTTACACCCCAGTAGAGCTTTCTGCTCAAATACTCAAGGAACTTAAGGCAAGAGCAGAGCATGCACTAAAGACTCCCGTGAACCGGGCAGTGATCACTGTTCCTGCGTATTTTAACGACAGTCAGCGTCAAGCCACCCGGGATGCCGGTAAGCTTGCGGGCCTTGATGTTTTGAGAATTGTTAACGAACCAACAGCGGCTAGCCTAGCGTATGGACTTGGCCTGGACCCCAGCGAACAGAAAACTATCGCTGTATATGACCTCGGCGGAGGAACATTCGACGTTTCTATACTGTCTATCCAAAACGGCATATTTGAAGTTCTTGCCACCAATGGGAATACTTACCTTGGGGGAGACGACTTTGACCGTGCTATCGTACATTACTGGATCGAAAAGAATCAACTAAATAGCGAAGTTGTCGCAACGGATACCGCGCTTATGCAGTCGCTTCGACTCAAGGCTGAAGCCGCTAAAAAGGCGCTTTCTACACAAAATCTTTTTAATGAGCAATTGGGAGATATCTGGTGTACGCTTGACAAACAAACCTTTGAAGACCTGATTGCGGATAAAGTTGCTGAAACGATAACCTCATGCAAACATGCGCTGGCTGATGCGAAACGGGAAATTGAAAATATTGATGAGGTTGTTTTGGTTGGAGGATCTACCCGTATGCCTTATGTAAGACAAGAAGTGGAGAGCTTTTTCAAAAAGAAACCGCACGATCAGCTAAACCCCGATGAGGTGGTTGCGCTCGGGGCAGCCATACAGGCAGACATTCTGGCGGGTAACCGGTCTGATATCCTCTTACTTGATGTTACGCCGCTGTCTCTTGGCATAGAAACGGTTGGCGGACTTATGGATGTGATCATCCCACGAAACTCGAAAGTACCCACCAAAGCTGGCCGGCAGTACACGACGTCCGTTGACGGACAGGTAAACATGAAGATATCGGTTTTTCAGGGTGAACGTGATCTGGTAAACGAAAACCGTAAACTGGCTGAATTTGATTTGAAAGGGATACCCGCTATGCCTGCAGGTTTACCGAAAGTTGATATTAATTTTCTGCTCAATGCCGACGGGATCTTAACGGTTCAAGCCATCGAACTTCGTTCGGGTGTAAAGCAGGAGGTTGACATCAAGCCGAGTTATGGTCTTACAGACGAAACGGTGGAACAAATGCTGATCGATAGCATTACCCATGCCGAAGCAGACGTCACCCAGCGTATGCTCATAGAAGCAAGAAGAGAAGGAGAACAACTTGTTTATACGGCTGAACGGTTTTTAGAAAAGCACGGCGAATATCTTTCACCTGAAGAGATCGCCGATACAAGAAGCCATATCCTCTCATTAAAAACGGCTTTAGGTCAGGGTCAGAAAGACGATATTCTTAAGAAAGCAGATGAGCTCAATGAATTTACCCGCCCATTTGCCGAACGTGTGATGGATATAGCTGTATCTTCAGCCATGAAGGGCAAAAGTATAGAATGA
- a CDS encoding cytochrome c maturation protein CcmE domain-containing protein — MRKSAIIGLITIAICVGFLVSLNADTSTYSTFTEAAKDSREFHVMGYWEKSRGTYYDARKDANHFAFYMRDEKGKINKVVYKGTKPQDFERSEKLVLIGEMKEGTFYASKILMKCPSKYNDDLVEVKQDGTVEKSN, encoded by the coding sequence ATGAGGAAAAGTGCCATTATTGGTTTAATAACGATAGCAATCTGTGTGGGTTTTCTTGTTAGTCTGAATGCAGATACCAGTACCTATTCTACGTTTACAGAAGCTGCCAAAGATTCCAGAGAGTTTCATGTTATGGGATATTGGGAAAAAAGCAGAGGCACCTATTACGATGCACGGAAAGATGCCAATCACTTTGCTTTTTACATGAGAGATGAAAAGGGTAAAATAAACAAAGTGGTATATAAAGGAACCAAACCGCAAGACTTTGAACGCTCCGAAAAGCTTGTTCTAATTGGCGAGATGAAGGAAGGCACATTTTACGCTTCAAAAATATTGATGAAATGTCCATCTAAATATAACGACGACCTTGTCGAGGTTAAGCAGGATGGTACAGTAGAGAAAAGTAATTAA
- a CDS encoding Glu/Leu/Phe/Val family dehydrogenase — MANTANETNFFADVCKNFDSAAQFTSHPEGLLNQIKACNSVYRFQFPIRRGNGFEVIDAWRVEHSQHMNPTKGGIRYSDMVNEDEVMALAALMTYKCAIVNVPFGGAKGGIAINTKNYTVAELETITRRYTTELIKKNFIGPGIDVPAPDYGSGEREMSWIADTYMTMHPGQLDALGCVTGKPIALHGIRGRKEATGRGVAYAVRECVNVAEDMEKIGLTAGLGNKRVIVQGLGNVGYHSAKFLAEFGATIVGICEFEGAIYNANGLNIDEVFAHRKNTGSILGFPGATDFKNSMEGLEQPCDILVPAALENQITETNIRNIKAKIIAEGANGPTTPEAEAIFTEMGGIIIPDMYCNAGGVTVSYFEWLKNLSHVAFGRMENRYAENSNANLINTLESLTGKQIPAEHRVMIVKGASELELVNSGLEDTMIHSYHEIRENLITKPGVQTLRTAAFVGAIDKIAVSYMSLGIWP, encoded by the coding sequence ATGGCTAATACAGCAAACGAAACCAATTTTTTTGCAGACGTATGCAAGAACTTTGACAGTGCAGCACAATTTACCTCGCATCCGGAAGGATTGTTAAACCAAATTAAGGCTTGTAACAGCGTGTACCGTTTCCAGTTCCCAATCCGCAGGGGCAACGGTTTCGAGGTTATCGACGCCTGGCGCGTAGAGCATTCACAGCACATGAACCCAACAAAAGGAGGGATCCGCTACAGCGATATGGTGAATGAGGATGAAGTGATGGCTCTTGCGGCTCTAATGACCTATAAGTGCGCGATCGTTAATGTTCCCTTTGGTGGTGCGAAGGGTGGCATTGCTATAAACACCAAGAATTATACTGTTGCCGAACTCGAAACGATAACAAGACGCTATACTACCGAACTAATCAAGAAGAACTTTATCGGGCCTGGTATTGATGTCCCAGCGCCTGACTATGGCTCTGGAGAACGTGAAATGAGCTGGATTGCCGATACGTATATGACCATGCACCCGGGTCAGTTGGACGCCCTAGGTTGCGTGACAGGGAAGCCGATAGCATTGCACGGTATCCGGGGGCGTAAGGAAGCTACCGGAAGGGGTGTTGCCTATGCGGTAAGGGAGTGCGTTAACGTTGCTGAAGACATGGAGAAGATCGGTTTAACCGCTGGGCTGGGCAACAAGCGAGTCATAGTCCAAGGTTTGGGAAATGTGGGGTACCATTCAGCGAAATTTCTTGCAGAATTTGGGGCGACCATAGTAGGGATATGCGAATTTGAGGGTGCTATTTACAATGCAAATGGCTTGAATATTGACGAAGTATTCGCTCATCGCAAGAATACAGGATCAATCCTGGGTTTCCCTGGGGCAACTGATTTCAAGAATTCCATGGAAGGACTCGAACAGCCATGCGATATACTGGTTCCTGCAGCACTCGAAAATCAGATAACCGAGACAAATATCAGAAATATTAAAGCCAAAATTATCGCAGAAGGGGCTAACGGGCCGACGACTCCGGAGGCTGAAGCCATATTCACAGAGATGGGTGGAATAATCATCCCGGACATGTATTGCAATGCGGGTGGTGTTACTGTTTCCTATTTTGAATGGTTAAAGAATCTCTCGCACGTGGCTTTTGGTCGTATGGAGAACCGTTATGCCGAAAATTCAAATGCTAACCTCATCAATACACTCGAAAGTTTAACTGGCAAGCAAATTCCAGCGGAACACAGGGTCATGATTGTGAAGGGTGCTTCGGAACTGGAACTTGTAAACTCCGGCCTGGAAGATACCATGATCCACTCGTACCATGAGATCAGGGAGAATCTGATCACAAAGCCGGGCGTACAGACCCTTAGAACTGCTGCCTTTGTTGGCGCTATCGACAAAATTGCCGTGTCTTATATGAGCCTGGGTATCTGGCCATAA
- a CDS encoding DUF3810 domain-containing protein, whose product MYVAASPALRKLLWLMLASIIVYILGYSDITVEVLYSRGLYQLTAILQRTISSMLPFAIGDLLYVSLVIYIIRQLVRFCIRLKSGGAGRPEFKLLFIQTASFLLILYLLFKLLWGLNYSRPQVHKQLGIANEKYTTAQLVQLGSFFIGRLNSLDHVENRRYNINELRDIASAAYRRLENQYPLFRYNQPSVKPVLNSYLITRAGIEGYYNPLSGEANVNMRLPSVSLPFVTCHEIAHQLGIGREDEANLVGYLAAVNSTDDNFRYSAAYAMLKSILFEIRIKSPEDYEKLYQTINQKTIKNLEKDRNFWRQYNSGMFAYMDVAFDRFLKLNNQKKGTDSYQDIVLWLYNIHKKDL is encoded by the coding sequence ATGTATGTCGCCGCCAGCCCCGCCTTAAGAAAGCTTCTCTGGCTGATGCTGGCGTCTATTATCGTATATATATTGGGCTATAGCGATATTACGGTTGAGGTGCTGTATTCACGTGGCCTTTATCAGCTTACTGCAATTCTCCAGCGTACGATCAGCAGTATGCTACCATTCGCTATCGGCGATTTGTTGTATGTATCACTCGTTATTTATATTATCCGGCAGCTAGTCCGCTTTTGTATCCGATTAAAGTCTGGTGGCGCAGGTCGCCCTGAGTTTAAGTTGCTCTTTATACAGACTGCCAGCTTCTTGTTAATACTTTATCTCCTATTTAAGCTGTTATGGGGATTAAACTATTCGCGCCCTCAGGTACACAAGCAATTAGGCATCGCCAACGAGAAATACACAACCGCGCAGCTTGTGCAACTCGGATCGTTTTTTATAGGGAGGCTGAATAGTCTGGATCACGTCGAAAACAGGCGCTACAATATCAATGAACTTCGCGACATCGCTAGTGCAGCCTACCGGAGACTGGAAAATCAATATCCGCTCTTTCGATACAACCAGCCTTCGGTGAAGCCCGTGCTGAACAGTTACCTGATTACGCGGGCGGGGATTGAAGGCTATTACAATCCGCTTTCTGGAGAGGCTAATGTAAACATGCGCCTGCCGTCAGTATCTCTACCCTTCGTAACCTGCCATGAAATCGCTCACCAATTGGGCATAGGCCGAGAAGACGAAGCCAACCTGGTTGGTTACCTCGCAGCGGTCAACAGCACGGATGATAATTTTCGCTACTCGGCTGCATACGCTATGCTCAAAAGCATCCTGTTTGAAATCAGGATCAAATCGCCTGAAGACTATGAAAAACTCTATCAGACAATAAATCAGAAAACCATCAAAAATCTCGAGAAAGACCGTAACTTTTGGCGTCAGTACAACAGCGGGATGTTTGCTTATATGGATGTCGCGTTCGACCGCTTTCTTAAGCTGAACAACCAAAAAAAAGGCACCGACAGCTACCAGGATATAGTACTTTGGCTTTACAATATCCATAAAAAAGATTTGTAA